The sequence AGCGCGCCTTCGCGGCGCTGTTGACCAGAGCGGCCAAAAAATGTTGACCGACCATGCCATTGCCAATAACGACCAGTGTCTGTGTGTGACTCATCGGTAACCCCGGATCTGCTGCAAAGAAAACGTAAAAACCTAAATTTCGGGCAAAAAAAAAGGCGTCCGGCCCACGTGAAAAAATCACTGAACCCGGACGCCATTGCCCCAAAATCATAACCGCTCCGACGAGGAGCTTTGTCTCAACTAAAGCAAAGGTAATGCCAGAAAGACCGGTAAGGCCGACAAAGAAGTGTAAGTGCTTGTTTGGTAAAGAATCAAAAGCGAACCATCCGGCCCTGAGCCCAACAACACAGCGTCGGCAACGCACAGCAACCCGTCAGGAGCGCACTGATTCGGGGAGAAAGAAGAGGTATTGCACTATTGTGGAGCGAAAACTCGTCAGATACGCCAAATAGGATGTGCCGACGCCAGGAGGCGCATCTGTCGGGTTACCCAATACTTTTAAACTCAGGCATTTCATTTTCCCAATTTTTTTCATAAAAGCCTTGCTTCACATAAAGGTTTTCGTTGTTTTACCTATCAAAAGGCATCACGCAACACCTCAATCTTGTTGATCAACCAATGCTTGTATTTCCGATCGGCAAGATTGACGGTGAAAAACCATAGGGCGTTCGGTAGGTAAAAGCGTCGGTATTCGGTTAGGGTTTATTTGAATCGCGAACGATGCGCCTCCTATCGTCGGCACATCCTATTTGGTTAACATTATCGAGTTAACCCGTAGGATGTGGTGAGGAACGAACTGCATCGTTCTCAGGTGTTGATAAAGTCTCCGGCGGGTTCATGAAGAAAATGCACTGGCTTATTAATTGCTATATTTTGGATTAACTTAGAATGAGTTCTTCGGCTTAAATTACTTTACAGGTCTGCCTTACCCATGAATATTTTCAGCTTTTCCGGGAAAATAAAAATCCTTCACATGACCTGGATAGCGTTTTTTATCAGTTTTGTCGTTTGGTTTAACCATGCGCCGCTGATGCTGATGATCATGACGTCAATGGATTTGAGCGAATCGGAAGTGGCTATTTTGTTGTTGCTTAATTTTGCCTTGCCGATTCCAGCCCGTATCATAATCGGAATAGTTGTCGACCGGTTTGGTGCCAAGATCAGCTACAGCACCTTATTGGCCTTGTGCAGTTTGCCCTGTTTTGCTTTTGCTGCCGCCGAAACGTTTCAACAACTGGCCTGGGCAAGGTTTGCTCTGGGCTTTGTCGGTGCCGGATTTGTGATCGGTATTCGCATGATTGGCGACTGGTTTCCATCCAGACAAGTCGGTATCGCCGAGGGTCTCTATGGTGGTTGGGGCAATTTCGGTTCGGCTGCGGCAACGCTGGTTTTACCCGGACTTGCGCTTTATTTTGGTGCGGAGCAAGGCTGGCGCTACGCCATTGCCGTTACCGGTGTTCTATCGCTAGCCTATGCTTTTATTTACTATCAAAACGTCGAAGACACGCCGCCACATGTTCCTTACCTGAAACCCAAACGTTCGGGTGCGATAGAAGTGACCAGCATCAGGGATCTTTTCTTCTATATAGCCACCACCGTGCCGCTTTATGCCGCCATGTCGCTGTTGACCTGGAAACTCTCCACTCCTGAAGCCGATTTACTGTCCGGTTCGTGGGTTGTTGCCATTAATCTGTTAATTTGGGTATTGTTCTTTTTTCATGCACACCGGATCGTGGATATCAATGCTGATCGGCTTAGTGGGCCTATAGACAGTATTCATCGTTATTCGTTTAAACAAGTCAGTATTCTCAGTGTGGCCTATTTGATGACCTTCGGTTCCAAACTGGCCGTGGTGTCTATGTTGCCCATTTTTTTCTTCACGACTTACCGGGAAACCCAGCCGATTTCGATGATAGATGCGGGTCTGCTCTCGTCCAGTTTTATTTTTATGAATTTAATCGCACGTCCTGCCGGAGGCTGGCTCAGTGACAGAATAGGCAGAAGATTTTCTTTAATGATTTTTATGAGCGGAACGGCGTTCGGTTATTTTATGATGTCTTTCATAGCCAGTGATTGGCCGATTTATTTGACGGTAACGGTCACCATCATTTGTTCGATATTTATTCAGGCGGCCGAAGGTGCCGTCTTTGCGATTGCGCCCTTGATAAAACGATCTATAACCGGACAGATAGCCGGTATCATAGGGGCTTATGGCAATGCCGGAGCGATTGTATTTCTTGTTTTGATGAGCATGGCCACGCCGTCGATTTTTTTCATAGGACTGGGTGTTTGTTCGGTGGCGGCATTGATATTAATATACTGGCTTGAGGAACCCAAAGAATTCATAACAGAAATCATGGCCGATGGCACGCTCGTTAAAATCGAACTGGACTGATATGAAGCCCTTGAAAGTACTGATTGTCGACGAAGTGCAATCCGATAAACTGTTGGAAGAGACGCTGCAGAAATACGGTTTTGAGATTGCCTGTCTGCCGCTTCAATCGCTGGATCTCAGCGCGATTGTCTTGTCGCTGTTGCCGGATATCGTTGTACTCAACGTATTTACCCCGACACAAGCGATGCTTAAAGCCATTTTGACCATCAATCAAAGTCATTCGGTACCGGTCATTATTTTTGCCGAGGATCAGGATGCCGAAACGATTAATCAGGTTATCAAAGCCGGTGTCAGTGCCTATATTGTCGATGGTCTCGACACCAAACGGATTAAAACCATCATCGACATTGCGATTGCCCGATTTAGGGAACAGCAGGCTCTGAAAGATGAACTCAAAAAAACCAAATCGCAACTGGAAGAGCGCAAGTTGATAGACAGAGCCAAAGGTCTGCTAATGAAATCGCAAGGCTACAACGAAGATGAGGCCTATCATGCGTTAAGAAAGCTGGCGATGGATAGAAATATTGCGATCGGTGAAATGGCCAAAAACGTAATTTCCATGGCGGATTTATTGAAGTGAACCGCTTTATTTAAAGACTCGAACGGTTTGTTAAGCGATATTGTGAAATCTGGATTTGGCTTTAGGCGAATTCCAAATCTCAAAGGGTAGGGTTTAAATAGGCACTGTTCGCGATAATAGTGGGTATCGCCCCGGCAATCCATGCCGGAATGACGATGTTGATGTTCTTTGAACTACTAACGCGAACAGTGCCTTTTCAAAGGTGGAGTTATTTGTTGCGAGATTCTTAATCGCCTGCTTATTTTATATCTTCAGCCGTCAACCGGGCGAGCGGTTTTCCCTTGTATTCACCGGTCAGCGTTTTTAAAAACGCTACTATTTTTCCGGTTTCATCATCAGTCAACGTTTTATCCAGTTGAACTTGACTCATTATCCGTACCGCATCAGCAAGATTATCGACTGAACCGTCATGAAAATAAGGCTGGGTCAGTTCGATGTTACGCAATACCGGAACCTTGAAAAAATGACGGTCTTTTTCCAGTTGAGTGACATTGAACCGGCCATTGTCGACATCGTTAACCGGACCGCCGCGCAGTTTGAAATAATCCTGCTTGACACCCATTTTTTCAAACGACAAACCGCCAAGAGCGGGGCCGAAATGGCAGGCAGTGCAATTGGCTTTAAACAGGTTATATCCGGCCTTTTCATCAGCAGTTAAAACGGTTTTATTACCCCGCAGATATTGGTCGAAACGGGAGTTGGGGGTCACCAGTGATTGTTCGAAAACGGCAATCGCACCGGTGACCGATTCTTTAGTCAGACCTTGTTCCGGGTAGAGTTCGGCAAAGGCGTTCTGATAATCTGCAACTTGTTTGAGTTTTTCGATCATAACATCCCAATCTGCGCCCATCTCACCGGGATTGGCGACCGGTCCTGCGGCTTGTTCCTGCAAGTCTTTGGCCCGGCCGTCCCAAAATTGCGCGATGTTGTACATAGCGTTATAGACAGTCGGCGAGTTGATAGGTCCCTGTTGTCCACGAATGCCGGTAGAGACTTTGGCCTGATCGGTGCCGCCCCGGGTCAGGTCGTGGCAGGACGCGCAGTTCAGGGTGTTGTCTCCGGAAAGCAGACGGTCGTGAAACAGTTTTCTGCCTAACGCGATCGTGTCCTGATTGAGCGAGACGCTCAACGGCAGCGTTTGAACCGGCTCACCTTTAAACGGTTCTGCGGAATCCTGGCTCCAAGGTGATTTGGATCTTTCTCCAGCAATCCAGACGAGTATTGTTTGTTTCTCGGCATCGGTTAAATTTCCTGTCCAGTGCATCAGTATGTACTCTGCCGGGGGCATGATCCCGGATCGAACGACGTGCTCCAGCCTTGCCAGCATTAACGGGGTAAAAGCATTCTCTCCGCTAAAAATCTTTTTGGTTAGCACCAGCCTTTTTCCAGCCTGTTCGATATCGTTCTCCATCAACTGTTTAGCGATGGGCAGATTTGCATAAACCGGCATCCGCGTCATGCCCGGCGAATGGCAATCGACGCATTTATTCTGCAAAATTTGAGATACCTCGGCAAAGTTTTCCGAAGTGCCGGGGACACTGGCAATAAGTTCATTTTTGCCCTGTAGACCCATCAGATTGGAAATTGGAAAAAACAAAAAAACGGCCAGTAGAAGCAGCAATAAAATCAAGAGTGCTTTTTTCATAATCAGATCCAGTCAGTTAGATGCCTCATTTTATACCGGTATTTGCCTGTGCCGGTTCGTAATTTATCAGTCAATTGATAGTCAACACTCAAAGTTGGCAGAAAATGAGGGGAAGTTGTCCTTGTGCAAGAAGGGGTAAAGAGCGATTATTTGCTTATGCTTAATAATGAATTTCCTGTCGGTTGATACAGCTTTTGGATTTGTATTGTTTAGCCTTGTTTCATCGGCGTAGGAGGATTTATGCCTAATAAATTTATTGTGTCCAGTGCGTTGCTTCAAAATCCTTCCGTCAGACGTATCAGTATCGTGGCTTATCCCGGGGCGGAAGTTTTAGATATCTCAGGACCTTATGAGGTGTTTGCTTTTGCCAGTTTATATTTACAAAGAGAAGGGTTAATCAAGGAACCTGTTTATCTGATCGAAATAGTGGCAGAGAAGCCTGGCGCAGTAGCCACTATGACCGGTCTACAGATTGTTGCGAACCGGGCTTATGCCGAAATCAGTGGCGGTATTGATACATTAGTCATTCCCGGTTGTATTGATCTTCAATCTAGGTTGAAAGATGTTGCTTTATTAAACTGGGTGACATTTATGGCGACTCGGGTCAGGCGTTTGGCGTCGGTGTGCACGGGAGCCTTTCTTTTGGCTGAGTGCGGACTTTTAGATAATCAGAAGGCAACCACGCATTGGAACTGGTGTGCCGAGCTGGCGCTTAACTATCCGGCGATTCAAGTGGAGTCAGATCATATATTTATTCGCAATGACTCTATTTATACCTCAGGCGGCATAACATCGGGGATCGATTTGGCTTTGGCGATGGTGGAGGAGGATTGGGGGCGGGAGCTGGCTTTATTCGTAGCACGTTATTTAGTGATGTTTCTTAAACGGCCTGGCGGACAATCCCAATTCAGCACTTATCTGACCAGCGAGGCACATCATCGGACTGATATTCGCGACTTACAGGTCTGGATTATCGCAAATCCGGCCGAGGAACATCATGTTGATAATCTTGCCAGACGCATGGCGATGAGCCCGCGCAATTTTGCCAGAACGTTCTTGACGGAAACCGGAGTCACGCCCGCCAAATTTGTCGAAATGGCGCGTATCGATGCCGCTCGACAACACCTTGAAAACACCGCGTTATCGATTGAAGATGTGGCGGAAAAAGCAGGATTTTTCGATTCCGAGCGCATGCGTCGTGCTTTTGTCAAACACATGGGTGTCAATCCGCAGGACTATCGAAAACGATTCAGTGTTCGCCCGTGTTCTGCAACTGCTTTGACAGTCGCCTGAATAAGACACTTTACGGTGTTTCTATTATTGTGATTAGTCCACACGGATGTAATGCAATTTCGACTCTTTTTAAGGAGTATTTATGTCAAATTATAATGAAATGTTCAAATTATCCCTCAACGAAATCGATTTGATTGAACATGCCGTACGTGAACAAATCGGTTACTTATCGCAAATGAATGCCTCGCACCCGAAAACAGAAGAGGAGAAAAGCTATCAACAAATCCGTAAATTAATGGATTTGTTAGGCTCGATTCACAACCAAAAAGTGTATTACTGCCAAGTCCACCACCGGTCTGGCATGCCGTTAGGGTAAAGCGTTAAACCCAGGGGAGTCTCCGCAGGACTATCGAAAACGATTCAGTGTTCATCTGAACCCAAAAAACTTCTCGGTTAGTCATCTAAAGCTGGCGTTTGCCAAATGCGGGTCTCTCAGACCCATTTAGAATGAGGTGATTAAGATGCGTATTTTATTGGTTTCATCAGCTTTTTCGGGATTAACTCAGCGCTTTTATACAGAGCTTAATGATGCCGGTTATATCGTTTCGGTAGAACTTCATTTGGGCGATATACACCAATTGCTGGAGGGCGTTGCATTATTTCAACCGGATTTGATCATTTGTCCATTTTTGACGAGACGGATTCCTCAAGAGCTGTATCAAACTACGACCTGTTTGATCGTTCATCCAGGCATCAAAGGTGATAGAGGCCCTTCTTCTCTGGATTGGGCGATACAGAATGGAGAGCAGGAGTGGGGCGTCACCTTGCTGGAAGCGCGCGAGGAAATGGATTCCGGGGATATTTGGGCGAGTAAAACCTTTCCGATGCGGATGGCTACAAAAAGCAGCCTCTTTTATCGCGAGGTGACACAGGCGGCTATTGACTGTTTGTGGGAAGCGCTGACTTACTTTGAAGCTCCGGCGTTTAAACCGGAACCACTGGATTACAGTAAACCGGATATCAAAGGCATCTTAAGACCTTTGATGAAACAACCCGATAGAATCATCGATTGGAAAAAGCACAAAACCGATGACATTTTAAAACGCATCCATGCCGCCGACGGCAGTCCGGGTTTATTGGATACCCTCTACGGAAAGCCTTTTTATCTGTTTAATGCACATAAAGCGTCCGGTTTGACCGGAAAGCCGGGCGATATCATTGCAACAGCCAATCAGGCAATTTGCCGGGCAACGGTGGATGGCGCGATCTGGATAGGCCATTTACAGCCAAAACTGGATAACGGTACCAAAGGACTCAAATTACCCGCGGCGGAGGTCTTGAAAGACCTGTTGCCCAAGCCTTTCAAAAGTCCGTTAAAGAATCTGGTGTACAAATCGATTCAATCCCTGGACATAGACTATACCCAGCCAGGCCGCCAGTTGCCGGTTCAGGAAGTGTGGTATGAACTGGATGGCGATATCGCCTATCTGAATTTTCCTTTCCATAATGGCGGGATGTGCACTGATCAATGCCGCTTGCTGTTATCGGTCTACCGTCATGTTGCAACGTTACCGGTTAATGTGATTGTGCTGATGGGGGGCGAGGAGTTCTGGTCCAATGGGATTCATCTCAATCATATCGAAAATGCCGACAGTCCGGCGGATGAATCATGGGCCAATATCAACGCGATAGATGATTTGATCTATCAGATCCTTACGACGCCGGATAAATTGACCATCTCGGCCATGGCAGGCAATGCGGGGGCAGGGGGCGCAATTCTAGCACTCGCTTCGGATGTTGTGTTGGCACGCGACGGCATCATTTTGAATCCGCATTACAAAAATATGGGGGAACTCTACGGTTCTGAATACTGGACTTATTTGCTGCCCAAACGGGTGGGTCTGGAATTAGCCACCTCACTGACCGAGCAGCGCTTGCCTATCAGTGCCAAAGCAGCCTGGCGTATCGGACTTGTCGACAAAATGCTTGATAAACAGCATTCTATTTTTTACGCGCAAGTCAAATATGTAGCCAAAACCTATAGTGAGGACAGTACAAATTTGAGGAAAAGTTTGATTAAGAAAGCCAGAACCCGCTGTTTTGACGAAGCGGCCAAAGCTTTGGCGTCCTACAGGCAATTTGAACTCACCCAGATGTACGACAATTTTTATGGAAATGAAGCTTACCATGAGGCAAGAAAGCGCTTTGTTTACAAACTGGGCGGTGAACTCCAGACCCCTGAAAATATAGCCATTCACCGGCAAGCAGACCGAATGGTCAATAATAAATCCAGCTTTAACGCGTTGGTTATGAATGCCTGAAATGGCAGAGCTATACCTCTATGTCATGGGCGCTGAATCCGGTGCAGGTAAAAGCACTGTGTGTTTGGGTATCCTGGGTCAGTTGCTGTCTGATGGCTATGCGCCGAGTGAATTGGCCTATATCAAACCGATGACACAATGCACGGACAGGCAGGCGGTAACGATTTTTTGTAAGCAGCAAACTATTGAACACCGGGATGCGGCCTTAATTTTCAGGAAAGGTTTTACCCGGGATTTCATTGATGGTTTAACGCCGGATTCGACAGAACTCAAAAAACAGATTCTGCAAAAGATTTCGGATGTCGGGGCAAACAAAAAAATCGTGCTTATTGATGGCATTGGAGACCCGGCAACAGGCAGTATCATTGGGGTATCCAATGCCAGTCTGGCAAAGGCCTTTTCGGCCAGGGTCATTTTTGTAAGCCGGCCTGGTCTTGGCGCGGCAATCGATAATACCGTGCTGTGCGTTTCGTTCATCAACAGCCATGGGATAGATAGCGTGGGGCTTATAATTAACAAGTTGCCTTTGGACGACGTGGCTCAAACCAAAGCTTATCTGAGTAAGCGTCTTGCCGACCTGCTTCCCGCGTCAACTGTTTTGGGGGCTATTACGGATGACTTTCAATTGGATAAAAAATTGACGGCGGAGGCTGTTAATCAAAGGTTTAGCACTTACGTGAAAAGCCGCGTGTTACTCGATTGGATGGGATTGGAGCCGGGTATTTCAAAGCTATCTAAACCGATGGCAGCAATTCTCGGTTTGAACTTTTAATATGGCTTTAAGGAGTGTCGTAAGCCTTGCGAGGAACGCCATAACCCCCTCCATGGGGGCTTGACGCCAGCATCCCTGCTGCCGACATCCTCGCAAAGCTTAAGACGCCCTTTTTTTACCGTCAAACTGGGAATTGCTGAAACGAGGGAGGAATAGCAGAAGTTGTTTCCGACCTTATTCTAGTAATGTTTTTCAGGTGTCAAATGAATAAACCAACCACGCCGCGTAAAAGACAGCATCTGGCCTTTTTATTGGGCATTGTCTTGGGTCTGGCCGGTCTGTTGTTCTTGTCGCAGATGGACCGTTTCCATATTCGTGGACCTATGAATACCGGTCATGAAGATGTCAAATGCATGGCTTGCCATAAAGATGCGCCGGGGTCCGCCCGCCAGCAAATTCAAGCCAACCTGCAATTTGTATTAGGAAAACGCCAAAACAGCGCGAATTTTATCCATGCTCCGGTCAGTAATAAAGAGTGTCTTGAGTGTCACGAAAGACCCAATGACAACCATCCGGTTTACCGGTTTCTTGAACCGCGTTTTCTGAAAGCCAGACAAGCTCTGGGGCCAGATCGTTGTCTTTCCTGTCATGCTGAACATAATGGCCGACGCGTCACGCTGACCGATACAAGTTATTGCCGGAACTGCCACAAGAATACCCAACTGAGAAAAGACCCCGTGGATGTTCCTCATGATCGATTAATCGCTCTTAATCTTTGGGACAGCTGTTTGGGTTGTCATGATTTTCACGGTAACCATATCAGGCAGCCTGCCAAAACGGTAGAGAAAATCATTCCGCCTGAAAAAATTACCGCTTACTTTAACGGTGGTCTGTCACCTTACGGCGAACAGCGCCATCACCAGGCTAAAAAGGAGACCGATGATGGTAGATAAAAGCAATGGAATCATCGTATTGACACTTGTTTGTTTGGCTATTTATTTATTTGTCAGTGCGCCGCCGCCGTTAGAGACGAATAAGAGCGAGGAGGCCAGTATTCCGGTGGAGCAACTGTTTAAGCTGTTACAAGCGGAAAATGCTGCCGTACGGGCGCTTTGGACACAGGAAATTGTAGGCAGCGGCACTAAGGCCGGGCTTAAATTTGATGAACATTGGCGTGATAAGGACCTGGAAGCGGGGCCTTTGCCGGCTTTGTTTCTGAGAGAAACAGCCAAGAGCCTGGAAAAAAGTCCCGTACGCATCAGTTTATTTCTGGGTTCCGATTTTCCAATCAGCCCTGATAACCGGTTTGAAGGACTGCAACAAGACAAATTTCAGCTGCTTCGTCAGACGCAACAAGCGCAGTTTTTTTACGTGACCGATACGCATTTATATACGGGCATGTTTGCCGATGTGGCCATCGCTGAACCCTGCATCGATTGTCACAATAAACATCAACAATCCCCGAAGAGGGATTGGCGCCTGCGCGATATCATGGGCGGAACTACCTGGTTGTATCCCGCTCCGGCCGTTTCGCTGGAAGAACTTTTTCGCGTGCTGACGGTTTTTCATCAGAGTGTCCAGGAGGCTTACAGTACCTACCTGGACAAAGTCAAAACATTTGCCAACCCGCCGGTTCTGGGCGAGCACTGGCCGCGCGAAGGCTATTATTTACCCTCTGGCGAGGTTTTTATGCGGGAGGTTTTGGCGCGCACGGCTCCCCAAACACTCAGCTTGATTCAGCAGTCAATTCATCGCCTGGAGGTGCCAGATCATGCTAGTCATCGATAAAGCCGTTGCGCCGCCGGCAAGCAAAAAATCGGGTTCAGCTACGACTAAAATCAGGGGTAAAAATTATTTTTATTTGGGGCTTATATTGATGCTGTTGCTGGGTGTTTTTATCGCTTATGAGTGGCGATGGGCCTGGCTGAGCGAGCTGCAGGCGGATGATGTTTATAAACAGCTTTCAGGGTTTGCAATACTGACTTATCTGGCACATCAATGGCATTGTTCAGTGTTGCGCAATCGAGGCTTGATGCGGTTGGCAGGTAGGCTTATCCATCGTCACAAAGTGATCGGCAGTTTGGCGCCGCTGATTTTTTTTACCCATTCACAAACGATAGGGTTTGGTTATTTACAGCTTTTGAGTCTGGTTTATTTTGCCCTGTTTTTCACCGGACTATTCAATGTTGAGACAATGGCTATTCGCAATGCCTGGTTTCATACTTTGTGGGTGATAGTGCATGTCACTCTGGCAACGGGGCTTTTGTTTCTGATGGGTTATCACATTTATATCAGTTATGCCTATCGATAAGGTATGAAAATAGTCAAGATGATATCAGGAGGCAGGTCGTTAGCCCTGCGCTAATGCCAACCGCTTTCGATTGAAGGCATCTGCGTGCACCGCATCGTTCGCGATTGATGCGGTTCGTGCCTCATCGCATCCTACGGGACTGAACACCTTTTAACAACTCGGCATCGGCAACGTCAAGATAATTCCGTTTTTGACTATCTAACAGACGATACGAAAAAAATGTGGAGACGAAAGTAACAACCAGACAAATGATTATTACCAATTGCCGTTTAAGATTAAGCGTGAACATGAGTCACTTTGATAAGGCTAGGGAAATACAAAAAAAAGTGGGAGATGGAATGACATAGCATGACTCGTCTAGTTTGAGACTCAGGAATAGTTCCAATAAAATCGAATGGGTTGTTTTCAAGGGTCGATTTTCCGGGTTACGCCTATCGCCTGATCCTCAATACCTTTTAATTTGGAGGAACGGGCCATTCCCGCGATTGAACCACCTTAGATCGCAGGCATGGCTTGCTCCTACAATTGTGCCTATCAATTGATTGGAATGGCCTTAACTTAACGGCATAATGACTGTCAGGATGAAGGGACGCCTCACTCGATGGTTTTGACGGCATTCTCAATCGTTTGATCGAATCCTCCATTATCCAATACGTTTAAAAAAGCGGCGACTACGGCGGGGTCAAATTGTGTTCCGGCTCCGGAGGCGATGTTTTCTCTCGCGTCCTGGGTGCTCCACGGCTGTTTGTAAGGCCTCCAGCTTATCATTGCGTCAAATACGTCCGCGACTGAAACAATCCGGGCAGCAAGCGGTAATCCCGAAGACATCAGGCCTTGCGGATAACCTCTGCCATCCCAGCGTTCATGGTGAAACAAGGCTATTTGCCGCGCCAGATCAAAGGCCGTATCGTGACCCAGAATATTGGCCCCCAGTGTAGTATGTGTTTTGATGATTTCAAATTCTTCCGTCGTCAACTTGCCGGGTTTTGACAGAATATAATCAGGAATCCCGACTTTTCCCACATCATGCAGACGGCTCGCTTTGCCGTAGCAACAGGCTTCATTTTTATCAACATTCATGGCTAGCGCGGTCGCATGAGTGTAATGATCAAGCCGATTGACATGTCCGCCGGTCGCTTTGTCTTTGTATTCGGCTACTTCAGCCAGCATGTCAATTGCGCTTTCAAATGAATTGAGTATAGTGCTGTGCAGTTCGAAATTTTCCAGGGCTTGCGAACATTGGCGGGCAAAGATAGTAATCAGGCTGCGGTCAATCTGGGATAAAGCCTCGATAGGTTCAACATAGATATAGCCGACCGGCTTGCCGGCTATGCTTAACGGAAGGACTTCCGCTTTGTCGCGTAATTGCGTTATCGGTTGATCGTAAAGAATTCTGTTGACGCATTGCTGATGGATTTCATCAAAACGCGGGTTATCGACAAAATGATCGGTGTAGGCTCTGATCTTGATTTCATCATTATTGATGGTCGTGATGACGCCTTCCAATGAACCCATATAGGTGGTGGGCGAGAGTCTGCAAAGTCCGATTACCTGGGTCAACATACCGTTAAAAAAATTGGATAAATGGCTATGGCCCAGATTATAGATAGCCGGTGTGGCATTTAATACGCACTCTA comes from Methylicorpusculum oleiharenae and encodes:
- a CDS encoding MFS transporter, which gives rise to MNIFSFSGKIKILHMTWIAFFISFVVWFNHAPLMLMIMTSMDLSESEVAILLLLNFALPIPARIIIGIVVDRFGAKISYSTLLALCSLPCFAFAAAETFQQLAWARFALGFVGAGFVIGIRMIGDWFPSRQVGIAEGLYGGWGNFGSAAATLVLPGLALYFGAEQGWRYAIAVTGVLSLAYAFIYYQNVEDTPPHVPYLKPKRSGAIEVTSIRDLFFYIATTVPLYAAMSLLTWKLSTPEADLLSGSWVVAINLLIWVLFFFHAHRIVDINADRLSGPIDSIHRYSFKQVSILSVAYLMTFGSKLAVVSMLPIFFFTTYRETQPISMIDAGLLSSSFIFMNLIARPAGGWLSDRIGRRFSLMIFMSGTAFGYFMMSFIASDWPIYLTVTVTIICSIFIQAAEGAVFAIAPLIKRSITGQIAGIIGAYGNAGAIVFLVLMSMATPSIFFIGLGVCSVAALILIYWLEEPKEFITEIMADGTLVKIELD
- a CDS encoding ANTAR domain-containing response regulator, whose protein sequence is MKPLKVLIVDEVQSDKLLEETLQKYGFEIACLPLQSLDLSAIVLSLLPDIVVLNVFTPTQAMLKAILTINQSHSVPVIIFAEDQDAETINQVIKAGVSAYIVDGLDTKRIKTIIDIAIARFREQQALKDELKKTKSQLEERKLIDRAKGLLMKSQGYNEDEAYHALRKLAMDRNIAIGEMAKNVISMADLLK
- a CDS encoding cytochrome c peroxidase, which translates into the protein MKKALLILLLLLLAVFLFFPISNLMGLQGKNELIASVPGTSENFAEVSQILQNKCVDCHSPGMTRMPVYANLPIAKQLMENDIEQAGKRLVLTKKIFSGENAFTPLMLARLEHVVRSGIMPPAEYILMHWTGNLTDAEKQTILVWIAGERSKSPWSQDSAEPFKGEPVQTLPLSVSLNQDTIALGRKLFHDRLLSGDNTLNCASCHDLTRGGTDQAKVSTGIRGQQGPINSPTVYNAMYNIAQFWDGRAKDLQEQAAGPVANPGEMGADWDVMIEKLKQVADYQNAFAELYPEQGLTKESVTGAIAVFEQSLVTPNSRFDQYLRGNKTVLTADEKAGYNLFKANCTACHFGPALGGLSFEKMGVKQDYFKLRGGPVNDVDNGRFNVTQLEKDRHFFKVPVLRNIELTQPYFHDGSVDNLADAVRIMSQVQLDKTLTDDETGKIVAFLKTLTGEYKGKPLARLTAEDIK
- a CDS encoding GlxA family transcriptional regulator, which encodes MPNKFIVSSALLQNPSVRRISIVAYPGAEVLDISGPYEVFAFASLYLQREGLIKEPVYLIEIVAEKPGAVATMTGLQIVANRAYAEISGGIDTLVIPGCIDLQSRLKDVALLNWVTFMATRVRRLASVCTGAFLLAECGLLDNQKATTHWNWCAELALNYPAIQVESDHIFIRNDSIYTSGGITSGIDLALAMVEEDWGRELALFVARYLVMFLKRPGGQSQFSTYLTSEAHHRTDIRDLQVWIIANPAEEHHVDNLARRMAMSPRNFARTFLTETGVTPAKFVEMARIDAARQHLENTALSIEDVAEKAGFFDSERMRRAFVKHMGVNPQDYRKRFSVRPCSATALTVA
- a CDS encoding hydrogenase maturation protein, with the protein product MRILLVSSAFSGLTQRFYTELNDAGYIVSVELHLGDIHQLLEGVALFQPDLIICPFLTRRIPQELYQTTTCLIVHPGIKGDRGPSSLDWAIQNGEQEWGVTLLEAREEMDSGDIWASKTFPMRMATKSSLFYREVTQAAIDCLWEALTYFEAPAFKPEPLDYSKPDIKGILRPLMKQPDRIIDWKKHKTDDILKRIHAADGSPGLLDTLYGKPFYLFNAHKASGLTGKPGDIIATANQAICRATVDGAIWIGHLQPKLDNGTKGLKLPAAEVLKDLLPKPFKSPLKNLVYKSIQSLDIDYTQPGRQLPVQEVWYELDGDIAYLNFPFHNGGMCTDQCRLLLSVYRHVATLPVNVIVLMGGEEFWSNGIHLNHIENADSPADESWANINAIDDLIYQILTTPDKLTISAMAGNAGAGGAILALASDVVLARDGIILNPHYKNMGELYGSEYWTYLLPKRVGLELATSLTEQRLPISAKAAWRIGLVDKMLDKQHSIFYAQVKYVAKTYSEDSTNLRKSLIKKARTRCFDEAAKALASYRQFELTQMYDNFYGNEAYHEARKRFVYKLGGELQTPENIAIHRQADRMVNNKSSFNALVMNA
- a CDS encoding AAA family ATPase yields the protein MAELYLYVMGAESGAGKSTVCLGILGQLLSDGYAPSELAYIKPMTQCTDRQAVTIFCKQQTIEHRDAALIFRKGFTRDFIDGLTPDSTELKKQILQKISDVGANKKIVLIDGIGDPATGSIIGVSNASLAKAFSARVIFVSRPGLGAAIDNTVLCVSFINSHGIDSVGLIINKLPLDDVAQTKAYLSKRLADLLPASTVLGAITDDFQLDKKLTAEAVNQRFSTYVKSRVLLDWMGLEPGISKLSKPMAAILGLNF
- a CDS encoding cytochrome c3 family protein: MNKPTTPRKRQHLAFLLGIVLGLAGLLFLSQMDRFHIRGPMNTGHEDVKCMACHKDAPGSARQQIQANLQFVLGKRQNSANFIHAPVSNKECLECHERPNDNHPVYRFLEPRFLKARQALGPDRCLSCHAEHNGRRVTLTDTSYCRNCHKNTQLRKDPVDVPHDRLIALNLWDSCLGCHDFHGNHIRQPAKTVEKIIPPEKITAYFNGGLSPYGEQRHHQAKKETDDGR